The DNA sequence TCCGATGGCTTTACTCTCAATAAAATGGCTAGCAAGATCATGTTTTAACATACTGCCAACAATGGAATCCTTGGGTCTCAAGCAGAGAACCTTATCCCGAATGACCTGATAGCCCTGACTTTGTAAAACACGATTATGCAGTCCCGGTGCATCAAAGATAAGTAACTGGTCAATCCTTGCTTGCAAATCTTCTGGTAAATAGGCTGCGGCGTAGAGGGCTAGGTTGCCGCCCTTGGAGTGGCCTGTCACAGTATAGCGGCAGTCACTAGTCTCCAAAACCTTGATCAGGTAGGCTAAGGCCTGCCGTTGTGCAGGAATCTCGCTGGCATAAGTCATCTTAAAATCTTCCTTCCAACCAATCAGCGTTTCATCAGTTCCTCGGAAAATAATCTGATAATAGTCAATATTCGGCAGACTGAGAACCATCGCAGCAAATTGCTTTTCAAATTGCGGATCAATATCATTAATATAAGAGACTAAAGTCAAACCTTGATAGCGCGGGGCAGCAAGGACAGCTTCCAAAAGCTCCACACGCAGCTTGGTTACAGTAAAGGAATAGTGAACTTTCTTACCGCTAGCTTGAAAATCTTCTTTCAGCGCCTGAAAGGTAACTGGCTGCGTCAAATGTAAATGCTCTCCCAAAGGTAGGTAGCCCATTTCGTTGATAATAGCTATATCAATGCTGTTGAGCGCCAAGTCTGAAAAGGTCTTTTGACCATGGTTTTTGATATAGTCTAAAATATTTGGCATGAAATCTCCCCCTCTACTAGCACCAGTATAGCATAATTTTAAAGATATCTGAAAATCATTCTAAGCAGCTAGTCGAAAGCCTTCAACTATGGTAGTATAGTAAACAGATTAAACAATTTGGGAGAGTTATACTGATGTCTTTAACACAAATCTATCGTCTCATTTTTGGTGTCTGCGGTCTTATCGGAGTCTCGATGCAGATTGCCAAAGATGGACCTAGAATGGTACTTTACTATACTGTTCTGTCCAATATCCTTGTTTTTGCCAGTCACTTTTACCATGTCTACCTAGAAGCTAAAGGAGGCTCCATCAATCAGTATCCTACTTTATTGCGGATTAAGGGAAGCACAACTCTGGTCATTACTTTGACCTTCTTAGTTTATCACTTTATGCTAGCGCCTAAGGTAGCTCCAGCTGACTACTGGAATAGCCGCAACTTCTTAGTTCACTATATCGCGCCGCTCGGCATGATTGGCGACACCCTTATCTTTGATCGTAAAAATATTTATAAAGCATTGGATCCCCTAATTTGGACTCTTATGCCTATTCTCTATTGTATCTGGGCTCTCTTCAATGGTCTTATCTTGAAATGGCCAATTCCCGGTAGCTTAGACAGCCCCTTTCCCTACTTCTTTCTTAATGTTACCAAAGAGGGCTGGGGTTATGTCTTGACTTATATTCTAGTTTTAGCTGTCTTTTACATCATCATCGGTTATATACTCTTTTTCATCAAGAAAATGCTTGGGAAAAAGCGGTAGCCAGTTAAGGGAACTAGTACTCAAAGAAAATCAAAAATAGCCAAGTCCTTAGTTAAAAGTCTGGGACAAACAGCCATGATGGCTTCACTTGTCGCACTATTGTTTCGGATCGCATCGCAAGGCCTTAGATAATTCCGCTGTTGCTGGGTGTTGTTATATGAGCTAGGGCTCTCCATTCATTTATTCAAAAGGCATTGACGGCAGTGTCTAACTGACTTTCCTCTTGCCACAAAACCGAAGACGGAAAGTCTAGCTACCTGTACAAGAATGGAAGATTTTTCAGACTTCAAAAAATCCGTATAAAAACAGTCATTATTATCTCCTTAATTTTCAAAGGAGATGACTAATACAAGATACTAAGCTGTTAAGCGACCCAAAGAAATTTAGGGAGCTTGACGAAGAATCCCTAAAGATTCTAGGAAAGCGAGTCTAATTTCACAGAGTCTCGTAGGCGTGTTCGATTATTAAGATACAAAGAGCCGATTCACTTAGCGAAAATTTCCGATAGGAAAATTGGGGAGTAACGCTGTGTGCTTGACACACAAGAAGCTCCTTCTTTTTCCGAAGAAATTAGGCTCGTGTTCAATTTAAAAAGAGCTCTTGCTCGATTATGAGCAGGGCTCTTTTTAAGTCCACCCACTACACTTGACAATGAGCCTCTTTTTACAAGATAAAAGGCTTTTGGGACTTTTCCAAAAGCCTTGGCTTATTACTAGTTCTCTGTCATTGACAGGGTTTGTCGGAAACAATAATCTGCCGACCGTGTCGAAAGACTGACATTAGCATACTGAGAAATAATTCGCTCCACATTGGCTAAACCGATTCCGCGATCTTCCCCTTTTGAAGAGTAGCCATTTTCAAAAATAGGACTGATCGCTACTTGCGCCTCCTTGGTCGAGTTTTCAATCACAAAGAATTGTTGGTTATCAACCTTGAAATAGGCTATATTAACAGCTTTATCTTTGGATTCTTTGGCAGCTTCAATAGCATTATCGCTCAAAATACCAATAATAGTGACTAAATCAATAATCTTCATCGGAATCTGCTCAATTTCATCAGGCGCTTCAATGGTAACTTCTAACCCTTCTTCCTGAGCCAACAAAATCTTAGCCGACAGCATGCTTTTAATCGGTGAAATATGGATGGATGAAAGTTTGCCGATGTCAAGGCTTTTCGATTGAAGCAACTGCTGAGCTTGGGCTGCATCGCCCATAATCTCCTTGTAAGTTGATTCAATCTTAGTCATATCTCGGCTAGCGATGCTCTTGGCTAACTTTTCTAAGGCCGCTTGATAGTTTTTCTTAAAACTGCTCAATTCGGCATAAAGCGACTCGACTCGATGATTGTAGGATTCTAGGTTAGCGATGTGCATTTCCCGGTCAGTTTCAATGTCCTCTTTCAAAGTCCGTCTAATCCAGCGGTTGAAACCGAAGAGAAACCAGCAGAATACTGTTACTCCAATTAAAATGACCTTATTGCGATTATCAGAAATCCAATCAATGGTGGGATTGTTGATGTAACGCAGAAGATAAACAGCGTGTAAAACAACATAAGAGACAAAGAGAGCTACTGTGATTTCAACCAAGAATTTCTTAACTCTACTGCTTTCGCTTTCCGTTATTGATTTGAAATTGAGGTTAAAGATAGTATGGACAACCCAGTATTCAGGGATAACCAAAAGATTAGCAAGAATCAGCTTGATCAGCGGGTAAGCCGCTAAATCGATCTGGTTAGGATCCATGCCAAAGACAATATAGTAAGACAGGCTGAGGAGAAATTCGAGTCCAATAGCCGTATAGAAAGCATAGAAAAGGAGTTCGCGCTTAGGCTGAAACTTAAAGAAGATAAATTCAATTAATAAGAGATGGATAACATCTACCACTGTGCCTGTTTTGGAACTGAAAAAGATGATAATGGCTGAAAGAACTGAAACCGGAAGCAGTTTTTTCAGAGGCAAATTGAGTTTACTGATCCAGTTGAAGACATACCAGCCAGACCAGAAAATTGTCCAAGAAAATAATAACTGTTTTAAAACTATCATCGGTCTGGCTCCCTCCTAACACGTAATTCTTGATAGAAGGTTTGATCATGTACTCCTTGCGCAAAGGTCAATTTACGATAGTGATTGAGATTCCTTCGACTCTCGATCGACAAGTCGGCTAATTGATTCAAGTCTGTCTGCTGATAAGGTGTAAATTCTAGACTAAAGGATTGAACACCATTTTCTTCAATAATTCTCACATTAACCAAGGCCGCAGGATTTTCTTCCAACCAAGGCATAACTCTGTCAAACATTTCCGAAAAAATAGTTAGCCCTGCAGAACTTGAAACACCGCAGTCCATGATAATATCAGGAATATTCAAGACCAGTTTATAATTCTGGCTTTCAAATTCTCCTATTTTGATAAAGAGGAAGGACTTAATCTCGGGCATCATGATATTGATCAATTTGGCCTGACGATCCCTTGAATCCAAACCAGCAATATTTTCCTGAAAAATCTCATCGAAAACTCGAGTAACCAGATTGAGGTCACCACTTTCAATACTCCCCTTCAAACTGAGTAAAATATTGTTGTAATCATGCCGGAAAGAGCGAACCGACTGATAGAGTTCTTCGATTTGCTGGCTATAACTTTCTAGATTTTCCAGATAGTGCTTTTGTTCAGTACGCCTCAAATCCTTTAGGTATTCCCTGGAATAATAGTCAATCAGGATTAGGACCTTCATCAAAACAGCTAAATAAACAACTGTAACGACGATTATGAGTACGGAAACAGGAATTCCCAGCAACTTTCCAACATGCAGCCGCTGCATGAACACAAGGAAATAATACAGAATAAAATAACTCAGCATTTCCGATAGGGTAACCCAAAAATTACTTTGAGTTCGCTTATCCAACCAGACGCTGTTCTTCATGGAGATATAGTCAATCTGGTAGAACTCCCGTAGAAATCGTTCAAATATAGTTACAGCAATTAAAATCGTCATACTCCAGACAAAACTGTCCAGAAAATAACTCAAGGGGTGATTAAAAAGGAAAGGAAAAACAATTCTTGCCATAAAGTTCCAGAGAATAGAAAAAAGAACTGGTGGGTAGAGGGCAAAGAAAAAATTTTCCACAAGACGGCTCTTAGGCATCTTATAGCTAATAATCGCAAAATAAAGTAAAAGACCAACCGTAACTTCGCCAATATAAGGTGTTAGAAAAAAAGACAGAACCATGTGCAGTCCAATCAAAAAACCGACCTTATAAAATCTAGGCCTGATTCCCGTCACATACGTAAATAATGACCATTCGGCTGCACAAAGGATCAGCTTGAGCATAAACTGCTGGGTGGTGGCTACTGATAATAGTGCTAGGGACATGTGCGTCCTTTCCGTAAAGTGTTAATATAAAGTTATTTTAACATAATCCACACCCTAGGGAAACTAGGAAAAGCAAGAAAAATGAGAAATCATTAGAAATATCCACACAATCTCATTTTAAATGCTAGTGCACCATCCTCATTATCCCTTCGTTTGCTCATTTTAATAGGTTATCTTATGCAATTGAACACGGGCTGTGTACTTGACTAAAAAGACAGTTCCTCCTAAGGTCTTTAGTACTCTGCGTCGATTCTCCTATTTTAGCTGTGTCCACGGACGCCCTTTGTATCTTAGTAGTTGAACACAGGCCTAATTTCTTCGGAGAAAAAGCCATTATGGTCGGTGCATTCAGTAGTGGTCAGTCTGACGCAGTTGATGTTTGGAGGTACTTATCGACTATCGACAGCGTCCATCCTAATCATCTCATCTTTGAGAAAGTAAGACGACAAAGTCGATTGTTTCATCATACCGATTTCTATCTTACTCTCTATTTCTCTGTTAGAAATTTTCGCCGAGCGAATTGGCCCTCAAAATGCTAACTTTAATTTTAAGAACTTGTATTCACATTTTTTTGACACTTAGCCTTATGTGGTAGGGACGCAAGCAACCTTCTAACGGAGTGCCATTGCTCATTTTCATGCCTAGGGTCTTGAAAATCCCCTCGACGATTGACTAAATAAGGTCAATCGTCTTTTCCCCACGGCAGCAACTGTCTGTTTTGAGAGTGGGACAGAAGTCGATTTTTTGTATAAATTGACTTCGTTGTCCCACCTCTGCACAGTTGATTAGGATGGCCGCTAACACTTGCGTAGCAGTTAAACAGTCCAGTGGACTGTTTAAGAGGGTGCCCGAAAATGAGACTGCGCCCAAGATAAGGACCTCTAATCAACAGTGGTTCATTGGTGCTAAAGCGCCTAATGAACTGTGCAGGGGGTGAGACTTCTTGGCCTAGCCAACAAGTCCTTCTCCCAACCACTGCGTCAAACTGTTAGTACTGCAAAAATAGAAGGCTGGAATACTTTTTCCCCAGGCTTTTTCCAGCTGACGCTAAGAATTTAAACTTGTGAATACAGTTTCTAACTAGATGTAAAAAGGGTAATCGTCTTGCTGATCGCCGTCAGATTACCGTAGCCAAACATTGTGGAGATTTTTATGCGGAATATAAAAGGCCTTGTAAAAACTCTTACAAAGCCATGCAATTTCAAATGAATAGTCTCAGAGTGCCTGCTGAGCTTCGCCGTGATTTACAGAATTTCTTCCATTGAAGTAAACTGTTCTTGCAGACCTTGACGCTTGTAAAAACGCAAAGCGCCTTCGTTGGCATTCCAAACGTGGAGAGTCAAATTATAGCAGCCAAGTTCCTTGGCGTAGGCACGAGCAAAATCGAAGAGTTTCTGGCCAATATGCTGACCACGCGCTTCTTCTGCCACGCAAAGGTCATCAATAAAGAGGGTCTTGCGAGGCTGGTCCGTATGTCCTTCATGCTTTTCAATAACAGTAAAGAGGTGGCCTAGGATATTTCCCCAGTCATCTTCATAAACAAAAACCGGCTTGGACTCATCAAGCACCAGTTTCTCCAACTCCTGACGGGTAAATTTTTTACCTTCCTCCTTAAAGAGGTCAGGCCGGACGCGATGGTGAACCAAGAGGATATCTTCCAAAAGTTTCTCTAATGCGGGAATATCCGCTACTTTTGCACGCCGAATTGCCATATCGTTACCTCCATTTAAACACCTTTAACAACGTAATAATGACCGCTTGGGCTAGCGAAATTAAAGCTTGGGAAAGGCTCAGTCTGAATGGGACTAACTTTGTCAGTCACAGCTGAAATTTTGGCATGGAGCATCAACAGCTCTTCGCTCTCAAACAAGAGACTGGGCTGGTTGTCTACAACCTCGGGGGAAACCTGACGGATAAAATCTTTGGCATAAACAGTAAAGAGAGCTGAGCTGTCAGCTGTCGGCCGCATATTAAAACTTGGGTACCCCATGGTTTCTGTTTCCGACTCAATTTTACAACCGATAGTCTGCCAAAAATCCCTCTCAGAATCCACATCATCCACGTAAAGCATAATTCCTACTTCTTTATTTAACATTGTTTACCTCACATTATAGTCTTTTTCTCAGCAAATGGAAACACTTGCCTAGCGCATCTTTAATTGATTAAAAATTATTTTAGACCTTTACATCTCAGGCACAAAGCCCTCAATAGTCGTATTAATTTGCCACGTCATGCCGAATTTATCAACAATGATTCCGTAAGCGGGACTCCAAGGCATCTCCTGCAGCTCTAACTCGATATGACGGGCTTCTTGGGCTAATTGATCATATAGTTCACGTGCCTGATCTGCATCATCAAGCTGAAGACAGGCTGAGATATTATTCCCCAAAATGTAGTCAGCTTCTGGGTTATTATCAGAAATCTGCAGGCGAATCCCACCGATATCCAGCTGCGCATTTAAAAGCAGATTCTTGTTTTCTTCTGGACAGTCAGGAATGGCTTGACCAAAAGTAGTCTTGGCTAAAATTTTAGCACCAAAGACCTGCTCATAAAAATCGACAGCCGCCTGGCCGTCTTTGTCCGTTACTAAATAAAGTTCAATAGCTTTAATCATTTCTTCCCTCAATTCTTTTTTGCTTTTATATAGTACTACATAGAGATAGTTTGGTCAATCAAACAGTTTGAAACATCGTCTAATGTCTATGGAGCCTTATACATTGCCCAAACAAAACTAAGATAAATGTATTTTCTCCAGCACTTTAGACTTAATCTGTATAGTTTTATAATACTACTAATAAGGTCATAAAGGAAAAAAATAGTCATGCCAAATCAATTCTATATTAAAAATTAAAACGGCTAGATAAATCGGTTT is a window from the Streptococcus criceti HS-6 genome containing:
- a CDS encoding Mbeg1-like protein; translated protein: MPNILDYIKNHGQKTFSDLALNSIDIAIINEMGYLPLGEHLHLTQPVTFQALKEDFQASGKKVHYSFTVTKLRVELLEAVLAAPRYQGLTLVSYINDIDPQFEKQFAAMVLSLPNIDYYQIIFRGTDETLIGWKEDFKMTYASEIPAQRQALAYLIKVLETSDCRYTVTGHSKGGNLALYAAAYLPEDLQARIDQLLIFDAPGLHNRVLQSQGYQVIRDKVLCLRPKDSIVGSMLKHDLASHFIESKAIGTFQHDVATWEVDGTQWQFASGQSELSQALEVTFSQWTQELSKQELKILFDTVFDLFLENDVATLDDFQSDILKSAKTIMTAFSQLPADRRQLLNKSAISLLSIFVKSRFEQLNFPSYKQLSEKWRNLLGQRED
- a CDS encoding Pr6Pr family membrane protein, which encodes MSLTQIYRLIFGVCGLIGVSMQIAKDGPRMVLYYTVLSNILVFASHFYHVYLEAKGGSINQYPTLLRIKGSTTLVITLTFLVYHFMLAPKVAPADYWNSRNFLVHYIAPLGMIGDTLIFDRKNIYKALDPLIWTLMPILYCIWALFNGLILKWPIPGSLDSPFPYFFLNVTKEGWGYVLTYILVLAVFYIIIGYILFFIKKMLGKKR
- a CDS encoding GHKL domain-containing protein, encoding MIVLKQLLFSWTIFWSGWYVFNWISKLNLPLKKLLPVSVLSAIIIFFSSKTGTVVDVIHLLLIEFIFFKFQPKRELLFYAFYTAIGLEFLLSLSYYIVFGMDPNQIDLAAYPLIKLILANLLVIPEYWVVHTIFNLNFKSITESESSRVKKFLVEITVALFVSYVVLHAVYLLRYINNPTIDWISDNRNKVILIGVTVFCWFLFGFNRWIRRTLKEDIETDREMHIANLESYNHRVESLYAELSSFKKNYQAALEKLAKSIASRDMTKIESTYKEIMGDAAQAQQLLQSKSLDIGKLSSIHISPIKSMLSAKILLAQEEGLEVTIEAPDEIEQIPMKIIDLVTIIGILSDNAIEAAKESKDKAVNIAYFKVDNQQFFVIENSTKEAQVAISPIFENGYSSKGEDRGIGLANVERIISQYANVSLSTRSADYCFRQTLSMTEN
- a CDS encoding GNAT family N-acetyltransferase, producing MAIRRAKVADIPALEKLLEDILLVHHRVRPDLFKEEGKKFTRQELEKLVLDESKPVFVYEDDWGNILGHLFTVIEKHEGHTDQPRKTLFIDDLCVAEEARGQHIGQKLFDFARAYAKELGCYNLTLHVWNANEGALRFYKRQGLQEQFTSMEEIL
- a CDS encoding VOC family protein, whose product is MIKAIELYLVTDKDGQAAVDFYEQVFGAKILAKTTFGQAIPDCPEENKNLLLNAQLDIGGIRLQISDNNPEADYILGNNISACLQLDDADQARELYDQLAQEARHIELELQEMPWSPAYGIIVDKFGMTWQINTTIEGFVPEM